A DNA window from Loxodonta africana isolate mLoxAfr1 chromosome 7, mLoxAfr1.hap2, whole genome shotgun sequence contains the following coding sequences:
- the LOC135231873 gene encoding olfactory receptor 10AG1-like — protein sequence MVLRQEVQAALKALAKNKAPGIDGISIEMFQHMVAVLEVLTCLSQKIWKTVIWPTDWKRFIFMPIPKKGDPTESEESKNTTIMEFVLVGFSDEPNLQWILFGTFFIMYLFILLGNSIIILITRIDPTLQNPMYFFLGNFSFLEICYVTVTIPRMLTDIWTRKGNISFLGCAMQMCFFLIFGGTECLLLTVMAYDRYVAICNPLHYPVAMNHRVCIQLVAGSWISGIPVEIGQTCQIFSLSFCGSNTINHFFCDIPPVIKLACGDILVNQMAVYILAMMFLMLPFLWIVVSYGKIISNILKLSSAKGRAKAFSTCSSHLTVVILFYGTAAINYLLPKSNQSEGLGKLVCLFYTILTPMMNPVIYSLRNKDVMVALKRLLPNY from the exons atggtactgaggcaagaagtccaagctgccttgaaggcattggctaaaaacaaagctccaggaattgacggaatatcaattgagatgtttcaacatatgGTTGCTGTACtcgaagtgctcacttgtctaagccaaaaaatttggaagacagttatctggccaactgactggaagagattcatatttatgcctattcccaagaaaggtgatccaacagaat CAGAAGAATCAAAAAATACTACAATTATGGAGTTTGTTCTCGTGGGATTTTCTGATGAACCCAATTTACAGTGGATACTCTTTGGGACATTTTTCATCATGTATCTGTTTATTTTGCTGGGCAATAGCATCATAATACTGATAACAAGAATTGACCCTACTCTCCAGAAccccatgtattttttcctgggCAATTTTTCCTTCTTGGAAATATGTTATGTAACAGTCACTATCCCAAGAATGCTCACGGACATTTGGACCCGGAAAGGAAATATTTCCTTTTTGGGCTGTGCTATGCAAATgtgtttttttcttatatttggaGGCACAGAGTGTTTGCTCCTgacagtgatggcctatgaccgctatgtggccatttgtaatCCTCTGCATTATCCTGTAGCCATGAACCACAGGGTCTGTATCCAGTTAGTGGCTGGCTCCTGGATCAGTGGAATTCCAGTTGAAATTGGGCAAACGTGCCAGATTTTCTCTCTGTCCTTTTGTGGGTCTAACACAATTAATCATTTCTTTTGTGACATCCCCCCAGTAATCAAGCTTGCATGCGGGGACATATTAGTGAATCAGATGGCGGTCTATATATTAGCTATGATGTTTTTGATGTTACCATTTCTGTGGATCGTTGTTTCCTATGGCAAAATTATCTCCAATATTCTGAAATTGTCCTCAGCCAAAGGAAGGgccaaagccttctccacctgttcTTCTCACCTGACAGTAGTAATCTTATTCTATGGAACAGCTGCTATCAATTATTTACTGCCCAAATCAAATCAATCTGAAGGACTGGGGAAACTGGTCTGTCTTTTCTATACCATTTTGACACCAATGATGAATCCTGTTATATATAGTCTGAGGAATAAAGATGTCATGGTGGCATTGAAGAGGCTGCTACCTAATTATTAA